The genome window AAGAGGCATAAGGCTACCAACAAATATGAAATTCAACTCGAGCTGAGTCCGTGACGCATAATCCGACTCCTCTAGTTTGATATCTATGCGATCTACTGCGGAGCTTGCCCGCAAGCAAATGCAGGAAGACAAGACCAAAGCAGTGGAAACTACTGCGTACCGCTTCCTGTACATCATTTCGGATGAGCTGAGGGAGGCTTGCTCGGGTTGTGACTGAATGTACGGCTCCAGCAACGCCGCGGGGAGAATGAGCGAGTAGCTAAGAAGATCCAGGGCAGATGTGTCTTGAAAACAAGCGATGCAAATTCTCTCGCTTAGGATATATGAAACCTAACCTGAGTAGCAATCTCATTCTACTGAAGCGCACAGATCTCTGCGTCGACTCAATATTCAGCCCGTTTATCTCGTTAGTCACTTCAGATACTACGTGTTTCCAATCAGAGATATAGTAAAGTTGGGAATCCAATTAATCTAGCGCATTTACTTAGCCTTCTGAGACTTGTTTCTCAGCATGGCTGCGAGAAAGGATGAAATGAACCAGGACTGACAGAAGATCGATTTTCTCAAGATCACCTGAAGCAGACAGCGCAAGCCTAACCTTGGGAAGGAGTGAATGAAGACATGAGACTTGTTTTCAGGTCTTCTTGTGTCTCTTTGACTGCCAGACTGAACGAGTTTGGAGAAAGTCCAAAGTATAACGAGGCGGCGCTTAACATTCCGACATTGTTGGTTTTATCCTTGTCGCAACCAACAATGACTATACCACGGCCCCCCGTCTTATACTTTCCAATTGGCTCATCGTTTCGGTTATTCATTTATTCAATTGCCGTGCGGCATCTATCATAGTCTATCTTAGACCCTGGAATGTCATGCGTCTACACTGGCTGGTCAGATTCCATCGGACTTCATCTGTTTGAGACAATATGTGCCGTGAGGATGCTACCCTCAAAATTATGGCGCGGctaatattctatttctaGAGTCTGCACACAGTCTTGACTCATGCTGTGCTGCGAGTGCCTTCATCGTCCGGGCCTGGGCGACTGAGCGTATGGGATGTGGTGTATTTCCATTTGCAGGAAGCAACAAGTGCAAGTTGTTGAAGTTTACGCATGACCTATGACCTTGCTTCCTAAGAGGCGCCTTCagaccttttttttctggtaGAAAGAACTACTTGCAAACGCGGCGGCTTTGAATCCAGCCCTTATTATGCCTTCCCAGTGCTCCTTCACAAATAGACCGGGTCAGCGCCACTCGCTACAGCCGTGAAATAGCCAAAGAGAGAGCCGCCTCTATCAACCATGTTGGCTAATAAGTTCTTGCTTTGTTGGATGGCAGTGCTGAATCATGGTTTCTATATTGGAATGAACAGAGAAGTGAGCAAATATTTCAGTTTTCTGTACATGCGTTCAGATGCCTTCTTGCCTATTAGTATGGTGTTGGGAATACTATCCAGAGGATCAACCTCCAAATTCGCCAGCACAAACATATTGATCATTATCTGTTCAGCCTGCTGTCCTATTCACCATGTATTTCTTGACGTCCATCTCCATTTTCCTTGCGATAATCGTGGTGGAAGCCTCCCCTCTTGTCCGAGGCAACCGAGGCTTAACTGAAGATTTTGTGAAGGTCACCAAAGCACTCGATGGGATACAAGTTGGAAACTGCGCATATGTCGATCCCACGATACCCTTATATGATACGAAACCAACTTTGCCTGCGCCATCTCGCGGACTGAAGCTGAAATATGTGGCACTTGGTCGGGGTACTCAGAACTATACTTGTTCGTCATCTGATAAATCTGCTTCCCCGGTTGCAATCGGCGCTGTTGCGACTTTGTTCGACGCGTCCTGCCTTGCCTCACATAATCCTTCAATACTCCATGAACTGCCGTCCGCAATGAGAACGGTATCAACTGATGCACTGGGGCTCTTTGCCATGCTCCTCAGTCAAATGACTTCACGAACAAGCAGTGGCTTGATCCTCGGAGAGCATTACTTTACGGGCACGGGGGCGCCCATGTTCGACCTACGTATCGGAGGGCACAAGGATTGGCTACAGGCCAAGAAGGGTTCAAGTGTACCAGCACCCTCTCAGTCATCGAGCCACTCAAAGGAAGGAGACCACAGTGTTCCGTGGTTGAAGCTCGGCTTCGCTGATGGTTTAGGTATTCGGGTAAGTAGCTACGTATGCCCAAACGACACTTTATTAGGTTGACAGGCATACCAGGAAGTATATCGGATACACACGTCCGGTGGACAaccgccagcttcttgcaAGGGCCAGAAGGAGAGCATTGAGGTAGAGTATGCGGCAGAATACTGGTTCTATGGTTGACGTGGTCCGTTCATTTTCGTATCTCTTGCCCTTGGATGATGCTTAGCTTATTCGTTCAAATCTATCCTTCATTTGATTCTCATAACACATATCTTGTTGAACTGTTGGGGCGGGCTGTTAACCTTTTTTGTGGTTCATTGAATCATGTCCACACTACTCAATATATTTCCTGTAACCACGCAATGCAATCATCTCTCACCTGATACTAAACCAACGTTGGAACGAATCTGGGCTGGACGTCTGATACGTAACCCTCGTTCAACAATGAGTCATCTACTCTTTACTTCAGCCGTTATAATGCGGAGATCGTCCGAGGTCGGGGTGGAGATGCGGACAACCATCCGATCTGGTGGGGACATTGAGCTTGACAGGATCAACACTTTTCTGGATTGACGAATCCCGGAACTGAGTCACTGCACGGATCTTTGGGGGTGAAATCCGATAAGTCTACAAGTCCGCCACAGTTGACGTTAATCTCCTCCACTTCGCACCTTCCACACAGGCAGGAACTACTACAGGTGTACCAATGGATCCAGCAACCGAAAAACTCTACGTTTCAGCAGAAAACGCCAGGACATTTGTCCAGTCAGTCTTAACAGGCAACGGCGTCTCCCCTGAGAATGCCACTATCATCGCCGACTGTCTAGTCCGTGCCGACCTACGCGGAGTGGACACCCACGGCATCAATCGCATCCCATCCTACATGGAACGCATTCGTCAAGGAGTGCTAGACGCCAAAGCCAACCCCGTGCTGAACCAGGTCACGCCGGTCGTGGCTCAGGTAGACGGACAGAATGGGTTCGGCTTCATCGCAGCGCATCTTGGAATGAAACGGGCGATTGAGATGGCGCGCGAGTTCGGCATTGGGTTTGTTTCCGTCAAGCATTCGAATCATTTCGGGATGTCCGCGTGGGTGGTGCAGCAGGCGCTTGACGCGGGAATGATGAGTCTTGTTTTCACGAACTCGTCGCCGGCGTTGCCTGTTTGGGGTGGGAGAGAGAAGTTGATGGGAGTGTCTCCTTTGGCGTGCGGTGCGCCGGCGGGAAAGGAGAAGCCATTTATTTTGGATATGGCACCCTCGATTGCGGCGCGAGGCAAGATCTACAAGGCTGCGAGGAGGGGGGAGAAAATTCCCAGCGATTGGGCTTTGGATGGTGAGGGACGGCCTACGGATGATCCGCACAAGGCTCTTGAGGGTGTGATGTTGCCTATGGGAGGGCCAAAGGGATCGGCGCTCGCGGTCATGATGGATGTTTTCTCTGGAGTCCTGTCTGGCTCGGCATTCGCGGGTCATGTCACTAATCCCTATGATCCTTCCACACCGGCTGATGTAGGGCATTTTCTCGTCGCTATCAAGCCCGATCTCTTCATGGGCTTGGAGGAGTTCAAGGAGCGGATGGATTATCTTTATCAGAGGGTGGTGGGCTCCGAGAAAATGGCTGGAGTAGATCGCATCTACTTTCCTGGGGAAATTGAACAGATCACGCACGaggagagattgaagacgGGTATTCCATATGTCCAAGCAGAAATCGATGCATTGAATAGGGAGGCAGAGAAAGTTGGCGCAGAAAGAATTGTTATTGATCGGAAATGACTCCGCTACTACGAAGTTTCTTGTATTTAGAAAGGAAAGGTCCCAATATTATGTTCGATATAAGCCCGCTAAGATACTTACATTAGATATCAGCGATGTCTCAGTTGGACAGATGCGGACTATTTCAGTTGGAATTGTACCTCAGACCCATTGATAATTAGAAAAATGCGTGATTAAATCAATGCCGTATTATTGCCACCTGCTAATCATGAAATGATAAACGCACAGATCCACGACATCGAATTTGGAATATTGAGCTGTTACGCCAGGCGATCACATATTCCAACAAGTGTGGCGCAGTACATGCAAAATTCAAAGCTCAATGAATTGCCACAATTGCTTCTATGGTGCCAGGTCAGAAGCTCCAAGCCTGCCAGGGTCCAAGCTCTTCGTTCTCAGCTGTTGATTTTTCAAAAACTCCGGTTAAGCTCGCAGACTGTAGAGACTCCTTGTGGAGGCAGGCAATTTCAATTTCAGGGCGGAAAAGATATAAATGCCACACGATATGTCATAGTCACATGATGTGTTCCCAACTGGGCAAAACAAGCCACAGCTTAACGGTACTGCGCGTGAACTTCAGCGCGTCTTCATCAGCGAGTGAAAGCTCACTGTCCGG of Aspergillus fumigatus Af293 chromosome 2, whole genome shotgun sequence contains these proteins:
- a CDS encoding Ldh family oxidoreductase is translated as MDPATEKLYVSAENARTFVQSVLTGNGVSPENATIIADCLVRADLRGVDTHGINRIPSYMERIRQGVLDAKANPVLNQVTPVVAQVDGQNGFGFIAAHLGMKRAIEMAREFGIGFVSVKHSNHFGMSAWVVQQALDAGMMSLVFTNSSPALPVWGGREKLMGVSPLACGAPAGKEKPFILDMAPSIAARGKIYKAARRGEKIPSDWALDGEGRPTDDPHKALEGVMLPMGGPKGSALAVMMDVFSGVLSGSAFAGHVTNPYDPSTPADVGHFLVAIKPDLFMGLEEFKERMDYLYQRVVGSEKMAGVDRIYFPGEIEQITHEERLKTGIPYVQAEIDALNREAEKVGAERIVIDRK
- a CDS encoding DUF3455 domain-containing protein; the protein is MYFLTSISIFLAIIVVEASPLVRGNRGLTEDFVKVTKALDGIQVGNCAYVDPTIPLYDTKPTLPAPSRGLKLKYVALGRGTQNYTCSSSDKSASPVAIGAVATLFDASCLASHNPSILHELPSAMRTVSTDALGLFAMLLSQMTSRTSSGLILGEHYFTGTGAPMFDLRIGGHKDWLQAKKGSSVPAPSQSSSHSKEGDHSVPWLKLGFADGLGIREVYRIHTSGGQPPASCKGQKESIEVEYAAEYWFYG